Proteins encoded in a region of the Streptomyces sp. NBC_00513 genome:
- a CDS encoding NADP-dependent oxidoreductase encodes MRAVVVSQWGGPEVLVEREIERPEPGMGEVLVRVRAAGVNPVDWKTRESGGLIPWGPVPAVGWDVSGTVEAVGPGVTLYRVGDEVYGMPRFPQQAGAYAEYVTAPARHFARKPASLDHVEAAALPLAALTAWQALVDTAGVSAGQRVLVHAAAGGVGHLAVQIAKARGAYVIGTASAAKHALLRDLGADEVIDYRTADFEDVVSDIDVVIDTMGGDHGQRSLKVLKPGGHLVTLPGPDGLPADAEGVHATWLLVEPDLKGLEGIAALVEQGLLKPLVDTVLPLEQAAKAHEIGERGRTTGKIVLTVA; translated from the coding sequence ATGCGCGCCGTCGTCGTCAGCCAGTGGGGCGGACCCGAGGTTCTCGTCGAGAGGGAGATCGAGCGCCCGGAGCCCGGCATGGGCGAGGTGCTCGTGCGGGTCCGCGCCGCCGGCGTGAACCCGGTGGACTGGAAGACCCGCGAGAGCGGCGGCCTGATCCCCTGGGGGCCGGTGCCGGCCGTCGGCTGGGACGTGTCGGGCACCGTCGAGGCCGTCGGACCGGGCGTGACCCTGTACCGGGTGGGCGACGAGGTGTACGGGATGCCCCGCTTCCCGCAGCAGGCCGGCGCGTACGCCGAGTACGTGACCGCTCCCGCCCGGCACTTCGCCCGCAAGCCCGCCTCGCTGGACCACGTGGAGGCGGCCGCGCTGCCGCTGGCGGCCCTGACCGCCTGGCAGGCGCTGGTCGACACGGCCGGGGTCTCGGCCGGTCAGCGGGTCCTGGTGCACGCGGCGGCCGGCGGCGTCGGCCACCTGGCCGTGCAGATCGCCAAGGCCCGCGGCGCGTACGTGATCGGCACCGCGAGCGCCGCCAAGCACGCGCTGCTGCGCGACCTGGGCGCCGACGAGGTGATCGACTACCGCACCGCGGACTTCGAGGACGTCGTCTCCGACATCGACGTGGTGATCGACACGATGGGCGGGGACCACGGGCAGCGTTCGCTGAAGGTACTCAAGCCGGGCGGGCACCTGGTGACCCTGCCGGGCCCCGACGGCCTCCCGGCCGACGCCGAGGGCGTGCACGCCACCTGGCTGCTGGTGGAGCCCGACCTCAAGGGCCTGGAGGGCATCGCCGCCCTGGTCGAGCAGGGCCTGCTGAAGCCGCTGGTCGACACGGTGCTGCCGCTGGAGCAGGCCGCGAAGGCCCACGAGATCGGCGAGCGGGGCCGCACCACCGGCAAGATCGTCCTGACGGTGGCCTGA
- a CDS encoding GlxA family transcriptional regulator: MHRIAVLALEGVPPFELGIPSRVFGNAHDDAGAPLYEVTVCTADGLPVTSDAGFTVGVAAGPEALAAADTVVIPPTHAMDDLAHGAPLSPALAAAIAGIRPGTRLVSICTGSYVLAAAGLLDGRPATTHWLHAPEFQRAFPRVRLDEEVLFVDDGDVLTSAGVAAGVDLCLYLIRQDHGTAVANRAARLCVVPPWRDGGQAQYIDRPVPEPTVATTTATRAWALERLSEPIALAELADHARMSLRTFTRRFRDEVGMTPVQWLTVQRLELARHLLESSDLSVDLVAHRAGFGSGNSLRQHMRTALGISPIAYRRTFRPALAEA, translated from the coding sequence ATGCACCGAATCGCCGTACTCGCACTCGAAGGCGTCCCCCCGTTCGAGCTCGGGATCCCCTCCCGCGTCTTCGGCAACGCCCACGACGACGCCGGTGCCCCGCTCTACGAGGTGACCGTCTGCACCGCCGACGGCCTGCCCGTGACCAGCGACGCCGGCTTCACGGTCGGCGTCGCCGCCGGCCCCGAGGCGCTCGCCGCCGCCGACACCGTGGTCATCCCGCCCACCCACGCCATGGACGACCTCGCGCACGGCGCGCCCCTGTCGCCCGCGCTCGCCGCCGCCATCGCCGGGATCCGGCCCGGCACCCGACTGGTGTCGATCTGCACCGGCTCCTACGTCCTCGCCGCCGCCGGGCTGCTCGACGGCCGACCCGCCACCACGCACTGGCTGCACGCCCCCGAGTTCCAGCGGGCCTTCCCGCGGGTCCGGCTCGACGAGGAGGTGCTCTTCGTCGACGACGGAGACGTCCTCACCTCCGCCGGCGTCGCCGCGGGCGTCGACCTCTGCCTCTACCTGATCCGGCAGGACCACGGCACCGCCGTCGCCAACCGCGCCGCCCGCCTTTGCGTCGTCCCGCCCTGGCGTGACGGGGGACAGGCCCAGTACATCGACCGGCCCGTCCCCGAGCCGACCGTCGCCACCACCACCGCCACCCGCGCCTGGGCCCTGGAGCGGCTGTCCGAACCGATCGCCCTCGCCGAACTCGCCGACCACGCCCGGATGAGCCTGCGCACCTTCACCCGACGGTTCCGCGACGAGGTGGGCATGACGCCGGTGCAATGGCTCACCGTCCAGCGCCTCGAACTCGCCCGCCACCTGCTGGAATCCAGCGACCTGTCGGTCGACCTGGTCGCACACCGGGCCGGCTTCGGATCCGGCAACTCGCTGCGCCAGCACATGAGGACCGCCCTCGGCATCTCGCCGATCGCCTACCGACGCACCTTCCGCCCCGCCCTCGCGGAGGCATGA
- a CDS encoding DUF1330 domain-containing protein, whose product MTAYALAHLRPAPMNDEILRYIERIQTTMDPFGGRFLVHDRQVEVKEGPFPGAVVLISFPDMDRARAWYDSPAYQAILPLRTDNIPGETILVDGVAPDYDAGLTAAHWREALGL is encoded by the coding sequence ATGACCGCGTACGCCCTGGCCCACCTGCGCCCCGCCCCGATGAACGACGAGATCCTGCGCTACATCGAGCGGATCCAGACCACCATGGACCCCTTCGGCGGCCGCTTCCTCGTCCACGACCGGCAGGTCGAGGTCAAGGAGGGCCCCTTCCCCGGGGCCGTGGTCCTGATCTCCTTCCCCGACATGGACCGCGCCCGCGCCTGGTACGACTCACCCGCCTACCAGGCGATCCTCCCGCTGCGCACCGACAACATCCCCGGCGAGACCATCCTGGTCGACGGGGTCGCACCCGACTACGACGCCGGCCTGACGGCCGCCCACTGGCGCGAGGCCCTCGGCCTCTGA
- a CDS encoding SDR family oxidoreductase — MATHLITGAGSGIGAAVANRLHARGDDLVLLARDAARGKQLVERFPGAGVLVGDLADPDRLSWAFSKQAIPERIDSLLHIAGIVDLGPVGELRPKTWHQQLNVNLIAPAEVTRLLLPTLRASHATIVFVNSGAGLQAHADWSAYAASKHGLKALADSLREEERANGIRVTSVYPGRTASPMQAKVHSQEGKEYDAAAWIDPESVATTVVMAVDLPRDAEVKDLSVRPGR, encoded by the coding sequence ATGGCTACTCACCTGATCACCGGTGCCGGATCCGGCATCGGCGCCGCCGTCGCGAACCGCCTGCACGCGCGCGGCGACGACCTCGTCCTCCTGGCCCGCGACGCCGCGCGCGGCAAGCAGCTCGTCGAACGCTTCCCCGGCGCGGGCGTGCTCGTGGGCGATCTCGCGGACCCCGACCGGCTCTCGTGGGCCTTCTCCAAGCAGGCCATTCCCGAGCGGATCGACTCCCTGCTGCACATCGCGGGAATCGTCGACCTCGGACCGGTGGGCGAACTGCGTCCCAAGACCTGGCACCAGCAGCTCAACGTCAACCTGATCGCCCCCGCCGAGGTCACCCGGCTGCTGCTCCCCACCCTGCGCGCCTCGCACGCGACGATCGTCTTCGTGAACTCCGGCGCCGGACTGCAGGCCCACGCCGACTGGAGCGCGTACGCCGCCTCCAAGCACGGCCTGAAGGCCCTCGCCGACTCCCTGCGCGAGGAGGAGAGGGCCAACGGCATCCGCGTCACCTCGGTCTACCCGGGCCGCACCGCGAGCCCCATGCAGGCCAAGGTGCACTCCCAGGAGGGCAAGGAGTACGACGCCGCCGCCTGGATCGACCCCGAGTCCGTGGCGACGACCGTCGTCATGGCCGTCGACCTGCCCCGCGACGCCGAGGTCAAGGACCTGAGCGTCAGGCCCGGCCGATGA
- a CDS encoding methionine synthase — MSANATGVGSLPGGDAREAAKTVTGSFEEFPYLAELPARGPGADMIGRSLGLLVDMYAHVEPSGWRISDRPGRDSKRARSWLGEDLDALEEFTQGYTGKLKIQAVGPWTLATALELHGGEAVLQDAGACRDLAGSLAEGLREHLADVRKRIPGAEVVLQFDEPSLTSVLLGRVRSASGYRTYRAVDRQVVEGTLRELFAVHDGEVVVHSCAPEVPFGLLRRAGATGVSFDFSLLTEREDDAIGEAVEDGAKLFVGVVPGTDAPLSDPGGSVMGVRKLWRRLGLAPGTLADSVVVTPSCGLAGASPAYARAVQAHCVRAARSLADNPE, encoded by the coding sequence ATGAGCGCGAACGCCACCGGCGTCGGCTCGCTCCCCGGCGGCGACGCCCGCGAGGCCGCCAAGACCGTCACCGGCTCCTTCGAGGAGTTCCCCTACCTCGCCGAGCTGCCCGCGCGGGGACCGGGCGCCGACATGATCGGCCGGTCCCTCGGGCTGCTCGTCGACATGTACGCGCACGTCGAGCCCAGCGGCTGGCGGATCAGCGACCGCCCCGGCCGCGACAGCAAGCGCGCCCGCTCCTGGCTCGGCGAGGACCTCGACGCCCTGGAGGAGTTCACCCAGGGCTACACCGGCAAGCTGAAGATCCAGGCCGTCGGGCCGTGGACCCTGGCCACCGCGCTGGAACTGCACGGCGGGGAGGCGGTCCTCCAGGACGCCGGGGCCTGCCGGGACCTGGCCGGATCGCTCGCGGAGGGGCTGCGCGAGCACCTGGCCGACGTGCGCAAGCGCATCCCCGGCGCCGAGGTGGTCCTCCAGTTCGACGAGCCCTCGCTGACCTCCGTCCTCCTGGGCCGGGTGCGTTCCGCCAGCGGGTACCGGACCTACCGCGCCGTCGACCGACAGGTCGTCGAGGGCACCCTGCGCGAGCTGTTCGCCGTCCACGACGGGGAGGTCGTCGTCCACTCCTGCGCCCCCGAAGTCCCCTTCGGACTGCTCCGGCGCGCCGGCGCCACGGGCGTGTCGTTCGATTTCTCCCTGCTCACCGAGCGCGAGGACGACGCCATCGGGGAGGCCGTCGAGGACGGTGCGAAACTCTTCGTCGGAGTGGTGCCCGGCACCGACGCCCCGTTGTCGGACCCGGGGGGTAGCGTCATGGGTGTCAGGAAGCTTTGGCGCAGGCTGGGACTGGCCCCGGGGACCCTCGCGGACTCCGTCGTGGTCACTCCGTCGTGCGGTCTGGCGGGCGCCTCGCCCGCCTACGCCCGCGCGGTGCAGGCCCACTGCGTCAGGGCGGCGAGGTCGCTCGCCGACAACCCTGAGTGA
- the ligA gene encoding NAD-dependent DNA ligase LigA, with amino-acid sequence MAAEQKQAGGESAVPAAVREQHALLAEQVEEHRFRYYVNDQPVVSDAEFDTLLRSLEALEEEYSELRTPDSPTQKVAGAYETDFASVVHRERMLSLDNAFDDEELAAWAERVARDANTSDYHYLCELKVDGLAVNLTYENGRLTRAATRGDGRTGEDITPNVRTIAEIPDRLSGDRIPALVEIRGEVYFPMDKFEELNARLVETEGKPFANPRNAAAGSLRQKDPKITATRPLHMVVHGIGAREGFDIDNLSHAYDLLREWGLPTAEHNKVVSTLAEVREFIAHFGENRHSVAHEIDGVVVKLDEIPLQGRLGSTARAPRWAIAWKYAPEEVNTKLIDIKVGVGRTGRVTPYAQVEPVTVAGSEVEFATLHNQEVVKAKGVFIGDTVVLRKAGDVIPEILGPVVDLRDGSEREFVMPSECPECGTPLRPMKEGDIDLRCPNGQTCPAQLRERLFYLGGRQCLDIENFGAVAAAALTNPLEPAEPPLRDEGDLFGLTIEDILPIKAYVLDQDSGLPKRDPKTGEEKIVTVFANQKGEPKKNALAMLENIAAAKDRPLARVINGLSIRHVGPVAAEALAREFRSIERIEQATEEELAATDGVGAIIAASLKEWFAVDWHQEILRKWREAGVRMEEEGSGEEEGPRPLEGLTVVVTGTLANHTRDGAKEALQSRGAKVTGSVSKKTSFVVVGENPGSKYDNAVKLKLAILDDAGFEVLLERGPDAAREAALPVDGATETE; translated from the coding sequence ATGGCAGCCGAACAGAAGCAGGCCGGCGGCGAGTCGGCGGTGCCGGCGGCGGTGCGCGAACAGCACGCGCTGCTCGCCGAGCAGGTCGAGGAGCACCGCTTCCGGTACTACGTGAACGACCAGCCGGTCGTCAGCGACGCCGAGTTCGACACGCTGCTGCGCTCGCTGGAGGCACTCGAAGAGGAGTACTCGGAGCTGCGCACCCCCGACTCGCCGACCCAGAAGGTCGCCGGGGCGTACGAGACGGACTTCGCGTCCGTCGTCCACCGGGAACGGATGCTCTCCCTCGACAACGCCTTCGACGACGAGGAACTCGCGGCCTGGGCCGAGCGGGTGGCCCGGGACGCGAACACCTCCGACTACCACTACCTGTGCGAGTTGAAGGTGGACGGCCTCGCCGTCAACCTCACCTACGAGAACGGCCGGCTCACCCGCGCCGCCACCCGCGGCGACGGCCGCACCGGTGAGGACATCACACCCAACGTGCGCACCATCGCCGAGATCCCCGACCGGCTGAGCGGCGACCGCATCCCGGCCCTCGTGGAGATCCGCGGCGAGGTCTACTTCCCGATGGACAAGTTCGAGGAGCTCAACGCCCGGCTCGTCGAGACCGAGGGCAAGCCCTTCGCCAACCCGCGCAACGCTGCGGCCGGTTCGCTCCGCCAGAAGGACCCGAAGATCACCGCCACTCGGCCGCTGCACATGGTCGTGCACGGCATCGGCGCGCGCGAGGGCTTCGACATCGACAACCTCTCGCACGCCTACGACCTGCTCCGCGAGTGGGGCCTGCCGACCGCCGAGCACAACAAGGTGGTCTCCACCCTGGCGGAAGTGCGCGAGTTCATCGCCCACTTCGGCGAGAACCGGCACTCCGTCGCGCACGAGATCGACGGCGTGGTCGTCAAGCTCGACGAGATCCCGCTCCAGGGCCGGCTCGGGTCGACGGCGCGCGCGCCGCGCTGGGCCATCGCCTGGAAGTACGCCCCCGAAGAGGTCAACACCAAGCTCATCGACATCAAGGTCGGCGTCGGCCGCACCGGGCGCGTGACCCCGTACGCGCAGGTGGAGCCGGTGACGGTGGCCGGGTCGGAGGTCGAGTTCGCGACCCTGCACAACCAGGAGGTCGTCAAGGCCAAGGGCGTCTTCATCGGCGACACCGTGGTCCTGCGCAAGGCCGGCGACGTCATCCCCGAGATCCTCGGCCCGGTGGTCGACCTGCGGGACGGCAGCGAGCGGGAGTTCGTGATGCCGAGCGAGTGCCCCGAGTGCGGGACCCCGCTGCGGCCCATGAAGGAGGGGGACATCGATCTCCGCTGCCCCAACGGGCAGACCTGCCCCGCCCAGTTGCGCGAGCGGCTCTTCTACCTCGGCGGCCGGCAGTGCCTGGACATCGAGAACTTCGGCGCGGTGGCCGCCGCCGCGCTCACCAACCCGCTGGAGCCGGCCGAGCCGCCCCTGCGCGACGAGGGCGACCTGTTCGGCCTCACCATCGAGGACATCCTGCCCATCAAGGCATACGTCCTCGACCAGGACAGCGGACTGCCCAAGCGGGATCCGAAGACCGGCGAGGAGAAGATCGTCACGGTCTTCGCGAACCAGAAGGGCGAGCCGAAGAAGAACGCCCTGGCCATGCTGGAGAACATCGCCGCCGCCAAGGACCGCCCGCTGGCCCGCGTCATCAACGGCCTGTCGATCCGTCACGTAGGACCCGTCGCCGCCGAGGCGCTGGCCCGCGAGTTCCGTTCGATCGAGCGCATCGAGCAGGCCACCGAGGAGGAACTGGCCGCCACCGACGGGGTCGGCGCCATCATCGCGGCGTCCCTCAAGGAATGGTTCGCCGTCGACTGGCACCAGGAGATCCTGCGCAAGTGGCGCGAGGCCGGCGTCCGGATGGAGGAGGAGGGTTCCGGCGAGGAGGAGGGCCCCAGACCCCTGGAGGGCCTGACCGTCGTCGTCACCGGCACCCTGGCGAACCACACCCGGGACGGCGCCAAGGAGGCCCTGCAGAGCCGGGGAGCCAAGGTCACCGGCTCCGTGTCGAAGAAGACCTCCTTCGTCGTGGTCGGCGAGAACCCGGGCTCCAAGTACGACAACGCCGTGAAGTTGAAGCTCGCCATCCTCGACGACGCCGGATTCGAGGTGCTCCTGGAACGGGGGCCGGACGCCGCGCGCGAGGCGGCGCTCCCCGTGGACGGGGCCACGGAAACGGAGTAA